In one Natronosalvus amylolyticus genomic region, the following are encoded:
- a CDS encoding glycosyltransferase family 4 protein → MRVLNYLELEGPLERSGIGTAAEHQRRALLGEPAHSADHDIELRTDPWGGSPRSVLRRLRRERSPTVEYDIAHCNAIGPGSLIVARDALRTDTPLVLHAHVTREDFRDSFRWSNALSGPLGGYLKRFYSQADLVLCPSEQTRRHLEAYPVSAPIEPITNGVDHRSLEGVDARRERARERFDLDGLVAFAVGNVFERKGLTTFCRLAGRTPYSFVWFGPYDRGLQASSTVRRLTGNPPPDVRFTGWIEDKRDAFAAGDVFVFPTHAENQGIAVLEAMACGKPVVLRDLPVFREFYTDRVDCLLCSTEDEFCAALEMLATNPGRRRELGENARETAAEHSLERVRARLLEVYDRVS, encoded by the coding sequence GTGCGCGTACTCAACTACCTCGAGCTGGAGGGGCCGCTCGAGCGAAGCGGTATCGGGACGGCGGCGGAGCATCAGCGACGGGCGCTGCTAGGCGAGCCCGCTCACTCTGCGGATCACGACATCGAACTCCGCACCGACCCCTGGGGTGGCTCGCCGCGTTCGGTGTTGAGACGCCTTCGCCGGGAGCGCTCACCGACCGTCGAGTACGACATCGCCCACTGCAACGCGATTGGGCCGGGTTCGCTGATCGTCGCTCGTGATGCCCTGCGGACGGACACGCCGCTCGTGTTGCACGCACACGTCACCCGCGAGGACTTCCGCGACAGTTTTCGCTGGTCGAACGCGCTGTCCGGCCCCCTCGGAGGCTATCTCAAACGGTTTTACTCGCAGGCCGACCTCGTGTTGTGTCCGAGCGAACAGACCAGACGCCATCTCGAGGCGTATCCGGTGTCGGCCCCGATCGAACCGATCACCAACGGCGTGGACCATCGCTCGCTCGAGGGGGTCGATGCTCGACGAGAGCGCGCTCGAGAGCGATTCGACCTCGATGGATTGGTTGCCTTCGCCGTCGGCAACGTGTTCGAACGCAAAGGGCTGACGACTTTCTGCCGACTCGCCGGCCGAACGCCGTACTCGTTCGTCTGGTTCGGCCCCTACGACCGAGGTCTACAGGCGAGCTCGACCGTGCGACGGCTGACGGGGAACCCACCGCCTGACGTCCGATTTACGGGCTGGATCGAGGACAAACGCGACGCCTTCGCCGCCGGCGACGTGTTCGTTTTCCCCACCCACGCCGAAAATCAGGGCATCGCCGTCCTCGAGGCGATGGCCTGCGGGAAGCCGGTCGTCCTCCGGGATCTCCCCGTATTCAGGGAGTTTTACACTGACCGCGTCGACTGCCTGTTGTGCTCGACCGAGGACGAGTTCTGTGCAGCACTCGAGATGCTCGCAACGAATCCGGGCCGGCGTCGAGAACTGGGTGAGAACGCACGGGAAACGGCGGCCGAACACTCCCTCGAGCGGGTTCGAGCGCGACTGCTCGAGGTGTACGATCGGGTCTCGTGA